The Lolium rigidum isolate FL_2022 chromosome 1, APGP_CSIRO_Lrig_0.1, whole genome shotgun sequence region CGCATCGAAGGGGGGCGGGGGCTTTGCGTTGGGGAGGTGGCCAAATGGAGGAGGTGACACCAAGCTTTCGTGCGAAAGATAACTGGGATTTCGCGGTCTCCCATCGAGCTCTTGCGCACAAGAAGCCTGGCTCTAGAAAAAATGCCAATTCGACCGTTCCAAGCGGGGCTAGCCGTGAAGTGTTTTAAGGGGCGTGCGAGCTACAAATCATACTTACTACAATCATCCAATCATACACTTTTTGCATCTAGTAGCCTGTTTGGTGGGGATGCGAGGTACCAAACACACCCGCATGGGCTTTCATCGGGGTCTTGATTTCAACCATAGCTTGCACAGTTTGATGCGCGACCGAAGGCCACATCTTGCATCCATCAATGTCTTGGCCGCTGCTTTGTGCGATCTTGGCTCCCCGTGGGGAGCGGGCATATTCCTGCTATACTGGTAGTGGTACTTTGCAGTTAAGTATACGGGCGAACTAACTAGTTAATGCGGAGTGTCGACATTTCGTCCCCATCGTCCCATCAGCCTGCCTAGCTCACGCTTttctccactctctctctctttgcTATCCGTTTCGCACACGATTTGTTTACAATTTGATTCTCCGCACGTCCAAATCTGTCCCCAACTCCGCCGATAGACTAGACTAGGCTTTTTAAAATCCGCTTTGCCAGTAAGTAATCCCAACAGCACACTCTACCTAAATCTAATAATCTCCCGAGAATCTTTACCAGGTATTCGCACCAACCAGTTCTCTCTGCTCATGGCAGACACAGTTTTCTGTAGACAATTTGGTAGTGCTGGTAACATCACAGCTCTGATTATCAGTACAAGTAGCCAGGAAGAAATTAGTGGACTGCACATGGAAATAGCTAATCAAGAACAGGAAGAAATTAGTGCAAGGCACATGGCGATTTCTGGTACTCGTAGTACTAATCATGTTGTTAAGGAGGCATCGATTGGGTTGGGAGGTAGTACATGGAGCCTCTCCGGGGAAAACTGCCAAAAACAGAGGCTTAACCAATAATCTCTACCCTCTTCTGCCGCGTCTCATCGTCGATCACAAACTACTagttaagaaaaaaaaaggagaagaagaagaagaaagaactcATCAAATCAATCCATAAGGGCCACCGTGATTACTAAAGGGAACGCTTGATCGCCGTGTTTGCTCTGGGCGGAGGATCAGTTAGTCCTGGAAGCCTGTCTTCTCCCAGATGGCGTTGCGGACGCGGCGTAGGTCGCGGCCCTTGAGCGTGCGGCCGGCGCCCTCGCGCACGGAGAAGGACGCCGCGGCGCGCTCCCGGCACATGAGCTGCTCGTGCGGCGGCACCCAGCCGCCGCTCTCGCCGTACGCGTCCCCGCGCTCGTCCGACGCCCACCGCCCCGCgctgccgcccccgccgccgtacTCCGCGCCGAGGATCTTGGACCAGTCCGGGATGTTCACCGGCATAGACGCCGGTCCGCCACCAACGCCGGCGGTGGTGACCTCCCGTGGCGCCGCGGCGCGGGGCCTAGAGGCCCTGGAGGCGGGCGTGTGCGCGGACGACAGGGCGCGCCCGTACGTGTCGACGGGCGAGGAGGACAGCGCGGCGCCCGCGCCCCAGATGATGTCGGCCTCGTCGAGCTCCAGGGCCGGGTCGGCGGCGTGCTGCAGCGGGCGCGCCGGCGCGAAGAGCCGGTGCGCGGAGGCCATGGAGAGGCTGCTGCTCCGGCCCGCCATCGTCGTGCGTGCTCCTCTTACCGTGCCGGTAGTTGGTTCGCGATTCGGCGTCGGCACACACGGCGTgttctcgtgtgttgtgcgtaaaGTGTATGTAAACCGCGATGGCGTCTCGTCGAGTTGTGCTCTCGCAACCGGCGTAGCGGCGGGTTTTTATAGCGGCGGGAAGAAGGGGACGGGAGTGGCGCTGTGGATAAGGTTCGTTTTGCGCAGTTACCTCGATGGGACCCGAGGTTCCGCGTATTTTACCAGACCTGCCATCCGCTGCTGCCAGTAGTACTGCGGTGGCATGGGAGCAGTGTAGCCCCGTTTCGTCGTTTGCGAGTGAGTTCGCTCATACGGGACCAGGACGACGACGGAGGAGACGGAAATGGCTTCGTTGGATTTCGCCGAGGCATGGGCGCGGTGTACTGCGTTTTTGCACGAGAAGATACATTGGCTCTGCTGGCGATCCAACGAACCCATGAGACCCTGTCCTCTTCGGAATGCGTAGGCAGATCACGGACATGCGTACGCAGATCACACCAATTCGCTCCTTCTGTAACCGATTTTGTTGCGCCGTGTTGGGACTTGCTATGGGGCATGTCTTGGCTGCCGATTTGAAAAAGAAAGGCACTAGATCCTTTTATTAAACTACAACAAACTCTGATCTAAGTTGGTTGTTATGGGGTTGTTATGGAGTAGAAAATACTCTCTACATTTTAATGAATAAAGCGTCCtcgtattttggatttttttaccaaaaattactacaaatatataaaaaaaataccGGAACAAAATTAACATCAATAGAAAATGTTTTTCAATACAAAATCCGATGCTGCTAATTGCATAACAAATAATCAAGATTTATTACTTAATTTTTTCGATCGAAGTTGTTCTTAAAATACATATACGCCTTATTCGTCGAAACTGAGGTTTTGTCAAATCTACGATACTTATCTTGGATTAGAGGGTAGCATAATTTGGTAGAAACCACAACTATATGGTCACACCTAACACGAGATACACACGGTGATGTGGGGTGACCACGAACAATGCACATATTTGATGGGtttgggcatctccagcggcgcgacccaAAATAGGAACCCATTCGGTCCGACTTTGTTCTTTTGGGTCGCGTCGCAGAGAGAGATTTGGCCGTGGTCCGTCCTGCTAGACTAGTGCCTCCAGCGACGTGACTCATTCGGTCCGCGCTGGCCAGTTTGGGAGGCCCCAGGATGGCGAAGGGGAGGAAGTTGGAGCACATGCTAGCCAATGGCTGGAGAGCCCAGGAGGACGTGGGAGGACGCGCGCATTGTCCGGCCGACGCATCCGTTACCCAAATTTGGTGAACGGATGGGTCGGTCCGCGCGAGTCGGTCTGTTTGGGTCGTGCCACCAGAGCATGTACGGCATGTCCCTCTGTCCAACTGGACTGTTTCGGACAGGGCAAGACCAGTTGGGTCACGCCGTTGGAGATACCCTAAGGAAAGAAGCATGATGGTGGTTTTGGCGGCGTACAAACACAAAGCACATGGGAAAAAGAGGggtttacccagcttcagacCTCCAAAGGAGAAACCCTACGTGCTGCTTGCAGTTTGTATTGATGACGAGGTTAAAAAGTCACCGAAATTGAATCTTTCTAACTAGACTAGGGTTTATATGGCATGGTGTGATGCTCAGGTATTGCTTAGCTTTGCTCGGAGGACCCTCCTAGCCTTTAAATAGGAGGTCGGGTCTCGGGTATCACGTTACTCGATTCGTATACAAACTAAATTCTTCCTTATATGAACTTACCTTAGTCTCAATGTTCAGTTTTTGAGACTCCGAAGACCATACGTGCTATGTTTCTTGTCATGGGcctcatgggcccctagttgtaCGAAACCGCGTATGCTAATAACGGGTGCTCGATAAGGTATGCCCACGtcaatgatgggattcgtagcatagaaaacaaaaaatttcctaccgcaagaacgaataacaagccaagatccaatctagaagatggtagcaacgagaagatcatgggactaaccctcgaagatttccaaagcctacgagattagatctcgttgtggatgtagtcgatcacttgccgcttgcaaaagcgcgtagaagatcttgacggtgctacagtcgggcagcacctccgtactcggtcacacgttcggtgttgatgacgacgtcctcctccccgttccagcgggcagcggaagtagtagatcctcctcggaatcccgacagcacgacggcgtggtggcggtggtgatggagaactccgacagggcttcgcctaagcgctatgggagtagtatgaggaggagagaggctagggtttgggagagagggggtggctaggggcgccggccagggggcccctttggtggtgcggccaggtctaggctgccccctccctctcctcctcattatataggtggaatccctaaggCTTTGCCCAAaagttcgaataagaccccaattcaaaacttccatatggatgaaacctagagggacagggactctccctttccccctttgcttggccggccaaggaggtggagtccaccatggactccaccctcccacttggttgcttGGTTAgatttggtggagtccaaccgggactccaccttccatggtgatttcttccggaaggttctagaacattctagcgccttccataaatgcaccggatcattttcaaacttggaaagtgacttcctatatatgaatcttattctccggaccattccggacctcctcgtgatgtcctggatcccatccgagactccgaacaatattcgaactccattccatattccatatctacttaaaacgacatcaaaccttaagtgtgtcaccctacggttcgtgaactatgtagacatggttgagactcctctccgaacaataaccaatagcgggatctggagatccataatggttcccacatattcaacgataacttagtgatcgattgaaccatttacatacgataccgattccctttatcacgcgatactctacttgtccgaggttcgatcatcggtatcacgataccttgttcaacctcgtcaccgacaagtactctttactcgtaccgtggtatgtcatctcttgtgaaccagtcacatgcttgaaagctaatcagacgacattccaccgagagggcctagagtatatctatccgtcatcgggatggacaaatcccactcttgatccatatgcctcaactcacactttccgaatacttaattccatctttataaccacccatttacgcagtggcgtttgatgtaatcaaagtacccttccggtataagtgatttgcatgatctcatggtcgaaggactaggtaactatgtatcggaagccaatagcaagttgaacttaatgacgtgatcttatgctacgcttatttgggtgtgtgtccattatatcattcatctaatgacataaccttgttattaataacatccaatgttcatgatcacgaaaccatgatcatctattaatcaacaagctagttatacaagaggcttactagggactccttgttgtttacataacgcacatgtatcaatgtttcggttaatacaattatagcatggtatgaaaaaaaattatcataaacacaaagatatattataataaccattttattattgcctcttgggcatatctccaacagtctcccacttgcactagagtcaataatctgtaggataacgttgcatagaaaacaaaaaatttcctaccgcgaacacgaaatccaagccaagatgcaatctagaagacggtagcaacgaggggattatcgagtctcacccttgaagagattccaaagcctacaagatgaggctcttgttgctgcggtagacgttcacttgccgcttgcaaaagcgcgtagaagatcttgatcacggcgccacgaacgggcaacacctccgtactcggtcacacgttcggttgttgatgaagacgacgtccacctcgccgttccagcgggcagcggaagtagtagctcctcttgaatccgacagcacgacggcgtggtgtcggtggtggtggagaagtccagcGAGCTTNNNNNNNNNNNNNNNNNNNNNNNNNNNNNNNNNNNNNNNNNNNNNNNNNNNNNNNNNNNNNNNNNNNNNNNNNNNNNNNNNNNNNNNNNNNNNNNNNNNNaaaaagtttgtgccctctatccttttatttgtgaagtttgccatgaagtgggtcattttaattttcaatgctcctccaatgataatttgaacccaatgagtgctgcaaatttgtattgtgatgatgaaattactcctaatcagcatgatgaacttactttatttttggggtgtgaagagctgctcgagaaaaatctctttgttacatatgagtgatcttgatattgatgatgtcctcgcatgggtgtttttcttattgcattgataatagccatacaaatacttacatacaaaatattttagaagatgacaccttgccaaaatatgataggaccgatgtgtgttttcaactaattaatgaaaaggagggattctcccaagtttcttctattgtttctgaaagtaaatcaggttatgcggacaagccacccttcaagcctcttcctcctaaagaagggaacgaggagaaggaagagaagaagaagaagaagaagaagaagggaacgaagaagaagaagaagaagaagaagaaggggagtaaaaagaaagaggtaacagcatatccccatgtatatgagataacgataggtaaccgtaagtatgttgctcctaatgattattgtgataacgaatctgaatacgatgatctccctatgccctttacatacattagcaatcatgatttgaatgagcacactacttttgatattgcaaatctcgggaaactaattctgaaaatgatgatgacaataattgccatagtgtcgatgctatccatgcttcctcccataatgatatagaaagctctaagcttggggaagaggtgtttgaaaatccttttgctactggtcattatgttcttgatacatctccttctaataacaatgatggtatggacggagataaaccgatcgtgaaagataactattatatttcttatgatgacatcgtgcctccgatctttgatgattattataaagaatgctatgatataggttataattatccttatgaaacttgtcatagtcatgattggattaccaaaaacaattcttttaatatgcaacttgtttaccatgttcggattcttgataataatcttgctccaattactactaATGAgattaactcttcttatgccaaaattaatgatacttctatgcatatgaaccatgataagaatgttttaagtgatgggtatattgtggatttcatcaatgatgctactgaaagttattatgagagagggaaatatggttatatgcatcttaataatattaaatttccctctttatgttgagaatcttgaagttactcgtgttttatcctcttatgcttgtcactttgttcttcatgaattcatttgtgtacaagattcctcttcataggaagcatgttagacttaaatttgttttgaatttgcctcttgatgctctctttcgcttcaaatactatttcttgcgaatggattattaaaactgctgagcccatcttaatggctataaagaaagaacttcttgggagataacccatgtgttattttgctacagtactttgttttatatttgtgtcttggaagttgtttactactgtagcaacctctccttatcttagttttatgttttgttgtgccaagtaaagtctttgatagtaaagtaagtactagatttggattatcgctagcagaaacagatttctttgctgtcacgaatctgggtctaattctctgtaggtaactcagaaaattatgccaatttacgtgagtgatcctcagatatgtacacaactttcattaaatttgagcattttcgtttgagcaagtctggtggcctaataaaatccatctttacggatcgttctgttttgacagattctgccttttatttcgcattgcctcttttgctatgttggatgaatttc contains the following coding sequences:
- the LOC124684156 gene encoding uncharacterized protein LOC124684156 produces the protein MAGRSSSLSMASAHRLFAPARPLQHAADPALELDEADIIWGAGAALSSSPVDTYGRALSSAHTPASRASRPRAAAPREVTTAGVGGGPASMPVNIPDWSKILGAEYGGGGGSAGRWASDERGDAYGESGGWVPPHEQLMCRERAAASFSVREGAGRTLKGRDLRRVRNAIWEKTGFQD